Below is a genomic region from Ictalurus furcatus strain D&B chromosome 27, Billie_1.0, whole genome shotgun sequence.
tgccgccacacactcttgacaccatctgaaccaaataagtttatcttggtctcatcagaccacaggacatggttccagtaatgcatgtccttagtctgcttgtcttcagcaaactgtttgcgggctttcttgtgcatcatctttagaagaggcttccttctgggacgacagccatgcagaccaatttgatgcagtgtgtggcgtatggtctgagcactgacaggctgaccccccaccccttcaacttctgcagcaatgctggcagcactcatacgtttATTTCCCAAAGACGACCTCTgaatatgatgctgagcacatgcactcaacttctttggtggaccatggcgaggcctgttctgagtggaacctgtcctgttaaaccgctgtatggtcttggccactgtgctgcagcttggtgtcagggtcttggcaatcttcttatagcctaggccatctttatgtagagcaacaattctttttttcagatcctcagggagttctttgccatgaggtgccatgttgaacttccagtgaccagtgtgagggagtgtgagagcgatgagaccaaatttaacacaactgctccccattcacacctgagaccttgtaacactaacgaGTCACATGATACAGGGGAGGGGAAAtgtctaattgggcccaatttggacattttcatgtaggggtgtactcacttttgttgccagcggtttagacattaatggctgtgtgttgagttattttgagggggcagcaaatttacactgttatacaagctgtacactcactactttacattgtagcaaagtgtcatttcttcagtgttgtcacatgaaaagatataatcaaatatttacaaaaatgtgaggggtgtactcacttttatgagatattgtatatattttgtactTACAGTACATTCCTCACTCATGTAGCTACGTACCTATTTGCTATATTTTACCATAGTTACAGAATCCATTGTGGTTATTatataatatgctttaagatgaataactcAATCATATGGAGAGCTTAAGGTGTAATCCATGTAATGCTATGCTATGAGATGGACACTTTTGTTTAGAGCATTTCTGTTCCAATCAATGTTCTTTGAATCAAACAGATTCTCTGCATTTTACACCAAACTAGAGACATTGGGCTAACCAGTAAGCTCCAGTTTGTCAATATgtactttttccttctttcatttttttgatATGCCCACTCAGTTGTTTTGTATACAAAGCAGATATTAAGACTGGCCTTTTCTGTGATGGCATAGTCTGCTTGCAACATACACACAAGCTCCTTTACATTATTCCTGATTTAATTCACCAGGTAATTAATTATCAAGCTATTGAGTAACACAGAAACTGGCTGGAACTGAGAGGCACCTGTTCtatacatgtatatttttgtgcatttattttacaagtTTACTTTTTACATATGGCATTTGTATGTCTTACAGCAAAACAGCTGAAGGATGAACATCCAGCCAGCAATGCAGAATGGAATCAAGTAGAATGCAGAGATAGACATGAAAAGGAAGTGATGGATACATGTGGTACTGCTGAGAAGCTGGGGAGCATTGCTGGAGCCACAGCACTGGAGCTAGCAAAACCACCTGAGCAGCTTCGAGTGGCTGTGAGAGCCAGCTGTCGCCTGGCAATGAAACCTCGCATAGTCCACTCACTAAGCAGCCATTTAATCAAGCAATCGCAAGGGCAAAGATGTGGGATTGCTACACATGTTACCAAGAACTCTCAGAGCAAACAGATTACCACTGAAAATGGACAAGAAAGCCAAGAGATCTCAGTCCACAAGGAGAAGGTTAATGCAGATGATAAGCCCAAGGAAGGGTCTGTGAATGTgcaaagaggaaaagagggTTCTCCAGACATCGAGAATCTACGAGAGCGCAAGTACAAGTGTGATGAGTGTGGAAAAACTTTCTTCCAGCTTTGCCACTTAAAGAAGCACAAGTTCACACACTCTGAGTTGAAGCCATATGCTTGTAAAGTCTGTGAAAAGCGCTACAGATCCAAGGAGAGTTATCATGCCCACTTACTCTTGCACAGTGGACAACGACCTTACAAGTGCCAGCATTGTGACAAGAGCTATGGTCTGAAACGTGACCTCAAGGAGCACCAAGTGctacacacaggtgagaaaCCATTTGTGTGTGATGTATGTGGCAAGGGTTTTGCCCGGAGGCCTTCTCTGCGTGCCCACAGGGCGGTCCATGAGGCCAAATGGGTCCCCAGGATCAAATGCCCAGAGTGCGCCAAAGAACTCGCCAACCAGAACTCTCTTAGGGCCCACATGTGCTTACACACAGGTGAGCGGCCATATGCATGCCCGCACTGTGCCAAGTGCTTTCGCCAGCGTTTCAACCTGCAGGGGCACCTGCGCCGCCACACAGGCGAAAAGCCCTATGGGTGCCCACACTGTGAGCTTCGTTTCTCACAGGCACCCGAGCTGAAGCGGCATCTGATTTGCCACACGGGTGAAGCatacctctgccctgtgtgtggtAAAGCACTGCGAGACCCACAAACACTGCGGGCCCATGAGCGTCTGCATGCGGATGACAGGCCCTATAAGTGCCAGGATTGTGGGAAAGGGTATACACTGGCAACCAAGCTCCGCAGACACATGAAGTCACACCTGGAAGAAAAGCCACACAAGTGCGAGATATGCGGAAGCAAATACACTTTGATGCAAAGTCTACAGCGCCACCTCAGAGTACACGCAGATCGAATGGAGGCTGGGCACACGGTGCCAACTAGGGGGCGACCTAGAAAATCAAGCCATAAAGAGAGGGAGCAATGGGAGAGTGATGGAGGGAATCAGGAAAAAGAGCAAACTTTGTTTTTTGTCCACACCCTGCAGGACCCTAGAATGACACCTCACTCCGAAGAAGTTGTCGCAGAAGTTGAAGAAGGTTTGGAACAGATGGAACTTGGTCAGGACATTATAGAAATTGTTGTGTCCACTGACAATACTAAGTGCATTCTGGTTCAAGCACAGGATACTAATGCTGAGTGTATTCTTTTACATCAGCAGGATGCTAACGCTAAGTGTATACCAGTGGAGAACCAGGACGAGAATACTAAATGCATTGTTGTGGACGAGCAGGCCGAGAACAGTAACATGGTCATAATACAAGGTCACGACGAGCTAAACTCAGTGGCAGAGACCATTGAAATAGAGACGGGAATTGAGGACTGAATATATTGAATATGTTGAGTTTTTTCACTGCTCAAAGGCTTGCTACTACATTTCGTTAGAAGGTTATTCTGAAATGGCAGCAGTTGAGTTAAAGACATTAGTAAATATTGACTCATCTGTTCACTGAACCTTGTGTCATCACTGTTTGTGCCAGATCTGAACACCGTGTACAAAACAAATCTCTGCTGAAATATGGCTTTCTAAGTAGGATTATTAGTGTTCCAACTATTACTaattttgtgggggtttttaaTAGAATTAATCACAGATTGTATATTTAAAAGTAACACCcatcatatctatctatctatctatctatctatctatatatatatatctcagagATTCTCAAACCCAAGGAGGATAAAAATTTCAAATTGTATCTCTACCTACTAATGTTTGTCATTTTATAAAATCTTcttcattcaaataaaaaaagtggcATGCCCAGCCGATTTCGTCGCAATATCATGAGCTAAATCCACTGGTACTTTATTTCTGTGTAATTCTTTTGATTGTCAAACAGCACAACAGTTGAGGAATTTCATACTGAGGCTAAAGAATGGAAGAAAGTGAAAGATGCTTTTTATTAGATTATTTGCAAAACGACTTAAACTTCATTCAAGTGTAACTATTTGTATAATCTTCTGGACAATTTGTTAATCCTCACATTCTCCTCACTGTAGCCTAGCCATCCTCACTCCTCACATTATTTTTTGACATATCTACATCGACAGATGTCATTTTCAAATCATGTCTGGAAACTGAAAGCATCATGGAACATCGTTTCTAAATATATCTACTGATTTTGCCTTAAGTTTCGAATCTCTTATCTTTCATCTTATCTAACATGCTagatttccatttattttggaaaattaTACAATTGAATAAATTGAAAATAGAGGTTGTTTTCCTACTTTTGTCCATACAGAAACTATGTAGGATGCAAACTTTAGCATTCAAATGGATCATTTCAGTCACATGACCCTATAATCCTACACCCATTTGATGAAAGTCCAGCACCTAAAACCCAGATTAGCTTTAATGAAGGAGAACTTCTTACAGAAATAGCATCAAGTAACTAATAGCTCAGTTTAATGATGACTGTGAAACTAATATGGACAAGTAGAAAGCCTCAAATGTAAATAGCACCAGTGTGTTGCTTTAGAACTCAAAATATATCTACTGTTTTTACATGATATGACTGTCAAAAATGATAACTGACTCAATATATTATTCATATCTTAGTGTACCAAGACTGTACTCGAACACCTCGGCTGAATCACTGTTTAGAGTGATATCAACTTGTGTGGATGGTTCTAGTCTTGTGTCCATCATACACATAATCTCTGTTCTATTTGAAGTCCAGTAGTTCAATATTAACTCGAGCAGCAGGAAGAGGATTTCTGGCATTTGTTAGCAGTTTTCCAGCTCTGTGTGATGTTCCAGGACTTTTCGGGATCGCAAGCTTTATCACTGTAAAGAATGGGAGCAGTACCAGCGCCTCTTCTTGTCATACTTCTTCTCAGCCAAGTGTTTCAGCTTACACTCTGCTACGATGGTATGGCAAAtttgatgtctttttatttttttttagatgaaatGGTCACATGTACTGATTGTGTTGGTGTCTATTGAGTAGTGTTACGAGATACTTTttctttgtgggttttttttttttttggcagttttTATCGAAGGGAAGAGGGCTTCTCAGGTTATCCGAGTAAAGAGAGCAAACACAGCTTTTGAGGAGCTTTGGAAGAAAGGGAATCTGGAGAGGGAATGTGTGGAGGAGATCTGTGACCATGAGGAGGCTCGAGAGGTGTTTGAGGCCAATGATAAAACGGTAGGCACAGCTGCAGTCTCTGACAACTATCCTGAGACTATTCTGTTCAATCTAAACTTAACACATTGCCAATTTAGTGGGGTTCACAAATGTACATTCCTCCTGAACTCATCATACAGGAGAAATAGTAGTGGAGTATGTTATCATCATAGCGTCATACAATTGGAGTATTTTACGTTATACTAagtttaattatttcttttctctgttcTTTAGACTGCATTTTGGAACACATACTTGGGTAAGATTATCTAAAACAGGAGTCAGCAGAGACCACattttgtgtaaatatgtgatatTGAACGAGGAGCAAAGTTCAAACCTTCACCAGCCTTTTTTCTGAGTGATTACCAAATCAGTCCCTGTTTCGATATGCTTGATTGTGGCTCATCTATACCAAGGTATTAGCCCTGAAGACACACTAATTTGGTTTTTCAAAGACAGAAATTGTATtgttgtaaaaaaaaccaaaaaaaaaaccgctaAGCTGACTGAAAATGGGGGAAGGAATCAGAGGGAGCTAGGCAGCATCTCATTCGAATAATATCCCTAGAAGTTTTCAGTCACTACTTTTTTAACTATCATtacttaatatatttaatatgattttcacataaaatacatccatggcaagtgtttttttttattattattattattttttaaacctgttgTCTACTTGTACCATCAGATTGGTGTATGTTACCAAGAGCAGTTATACTTCAGCTGTTGTAATTTAACTGGTTATTGTCCTTCAAACTTATTTCTTAAACAGGCTTTTTATTCTTACTAAGCCTTTCAGACTGATATGTGTAAATGACAACTATTCTGACTAACCGATTAGCTAGATTTTGAAAAAACTATAGATTAAGTTTACTTAATATGTTGAATTCTTATATTAGGgaaatcaagtttttttttttttaacattaaagatctttaaatatatttttgtttctgcTGATTTGcccatattttcttttaaaaactgttAATATGACAtaactaaaaactaaaattaGCTATGTGTTGTCCAACTAATTCCTTAAGGTGAGTACATTTATTAACTTAGAAAAATAgtattaaggtaataaaaatgttattttgaaaagttatgtcaggtttttttcttatcttattCTGGTATCAGAATAAGATTGACAGCTTTTCCAAATTATAATCAATAGAAAATATTTCCAGTAATTCTAGCAAGTACAGAATATGGAAATGATTTAAGACGATACTCAACCAAAAATCTTCAgcttaatgttgttgttttagttGGTTGGTTAAGATGGAATCATATGTTAGAGACATAAGAGAGAAATGACATGATTTGAGTCTAAACatcactgttttaaaaattcCATATGCTTGATATGTCCAGCAAACTTGAATGAATTGGCATGATGCTTTATTTGTCCTTTTGTGCACTGATCTGATGTATGCTCCTGTGGTCCCACAGCTTGTTCTGGCACCACGGTAAAGCGGAATGTGGATACCATCAGAGGAATTCGAAGTTGTATCGATCAGAAAGGTAAAGGGTAGCATCCTGATGTATTGaggatgaaataaaacaattaacattaataaacaaatttgctgatagatagatagatagatagataagatagGCCTCTTATATTAAAGATAAACTTAGATCTAATATTATCCTTGGCTAACCAAATACATCACACTGTATTGAAAACATGAGAAACGGTGATAACTAGGTCAGTGTAGACACTACAGATAGTAGAGCAGTGCTTTTCATCTAAATCCTGTATGTGCTTGACAGGTCTCTGCTATGTTAATACCGGTGAACACTACAAAGGTAATATCAATGTCACTATCTCAGGAAAACCATGCCAGTACTGGAAAAGCAACTTCCCTCACAGAATCACGTATGTATTCGTTTCTTTGGGCTTTAGTTCTAATGTATTATTGTGTATACAAAGTGTTATATTATGTaatatgatttcttttttttcttaattaagtTAGCCATGTTACATCAGAGCAGAGAGATGTGGCACTCCAAAACTGTATCCATGTTTTAAACAGTACTCTCTGTCATATTGCTTTTCAAACTCTGTTTGTTGGTCATTTATTCCACAATGGCATTTGTTTTCCAGTGAGTTCAATACAACAACGCTGAATCTGCCAGAGAACTTATGCAGGAATCCAGATGAGAGACCCGGTGGGCCATGGTGCTTCACCAGTGACCCCACTGTCAGGACGGAGAGATGTGCAGTACCAAAATGTGGTATGGACCTTAAAGCATGCTGCACTAAACACTGAAACCTGGAAAAGCCTTTAACAAAGATCCAGGAGccatttaaaaagcattatGCGGAGTCCAGAGTAAAAGTGTGCATACGaacaaaaacaggaaattgCATGCGCACTTATAAGATTTATAAAACCTTGCGTACACACACCTGCGCACCATTTCTTTATAAATCACAGTCTTCTTGAAAACATGCACAGCTGAAAAGGCCTCTTCTCCCGCCCAGTTTCCACCCACAAATATCCTTAAATAGTCAGTTCAAATTGCCtcatacatatttaaatatggtGTGTGCCATTCATTTTTGAGTGAGGTAGTGCTGATAAAggtggaaagaaaaacaacaaagaggAATGATGGGGAATGCGAAGTGGAAGATGTGTCTAGAAGTTATCTCTATATAAAtgaactaaatgaataaaaggggTTATGTTTGAAATACCAATGAAATTAAAAGAGGTGGTTAAAAATATAGCTACACCTACAATATATGGTCTCAGCTATTCATAGTTTACTCATGATGTCCATTTAAACAAACAGTACACTCATCAGGTGGATAGAGATGTGAATCGGTTATTAGCTAGAGGAGATGAGGGCGGGGAGCCTATTGATCTGTGCCATATTGTGGAGCACAGCACATGCTCTCTCAGTCCTGCCACATTCAGACAATGccaacatacagtcatgtgaaaaaataagtacaccccatggaattttatttatttatttatttatttacatatatggacaagcaaacatttgatcctttttgaTTGAGACAGCACCTATTAATAGAGTTGATAcatataaaattgacattttgtattaattttcataatttaaattaacaaaaaaaacagatcagttacatggaaaagtaagtacacccctacatttatcacaccttcaaatccataaaattagaatcaggtgttgaagattgggtgccagggATTAGGACCTGCTTTGTGAGcacaggtggaaccggtcttatttacaaccctctcatatctagtgtttggtgttccctttgctattgaggtgtgtggtgtcatcatgccaagatctaaagagttctgtaaggccttcagaaaaagggttgtggatgcctatgagtctgccaagggatttaaaaagatctccgaataatttgaaatacatcattccactgtaagaaatataatctacaaatggcacagatttcaaatgattgccaatttgtccaggactggccgttccagcaaattcagcccaagagcagaacGTCTGATGcgaaaaaaaattctaacagaaccccaaaatttcatcacagctagtaagtcttgcaactgttggtgtcaaagtgcatgcgtctacaatcagaaagagattgcacaaatttgacctgtgtgggaggcgtgccaggaaacaACATTTGCTGTCTAAAAGAACATTACAGCAAGACTACAGTatgccaatgagcatacaggcaaataccaggccttttggaatattGTGCTCTGGACAGAATCAAAGATAgaattgtttggccacagtaataGCAGACATGCTTGGCGCtaaccaaagacagcttttcaggagaagcacctcataccaactgtgaagcacagtgatggaaatgttatggtttggggttgcttcgctccCTCAGGTACTGGACAGCtggcattcattgattcaactatgaattctgcatcatatcaaagagtgcttgaagataatgtgaggccatctgtccaaaactTGAaattgaaccgaaagtggatctttcaacaggatagggaattacagttgtgctcataaatttacatacccttgcagaatctgcaaaatgttaataatttaaaaaagagggatctttaaaattgcatttagttttttatttagttttgctTTGAATAAgctttttcacataacagatgttatATCGTGTTGCCTTCGTGAGCATCGAGAAATTACCTTTCGTTAAAAAAATGCCTTTTTTAATAGTTTTGTGTGAGTCCCAATAGTGTGAAAAggtggatctcaacatcatatagccactgttggaaagaggtcaaatatgcataagatgctggaaaagcaaagaatgtgcaggacctggaggatttttctgaagaacagtgggcagtttaactgctcaggacaaacaagggactcatgatcaactatcataaaacataaacacagtcgctgatcatccaggtaacgacatacaggattaagaatcaagggtgtgtaaacttttgaactggttcatttgtgtcaattcagttattattgtgtcttgtggagtatatgtaaacatctgttatgtgaaaaaccttattcaggacagaactaaataaacaactaaatgcaatttCTGTGAtccatattattttttttatcatgaacattttgcagtttCTGCAAGggatatgtaaatttatgagcacaactgtaaacTGTCGACCACAAGTAGTTAATTGGAGcaataaatatcaaaatatataaacagacTAATAAACCAgtctacacaaataaataaataatctcatGAAAATTATATTATGCTTTTATGTCCAAGTAGCCTACATGCAGTTATTATGGAGAGGCATAATTTCATATAAAGTGTAAAACAGAGGCCCCAGAACACTGAGGGCATAGCGCACTTTTAAACAGGAATTTTGTCATGGGGATGTGTGATAACATGGCTAATAACTAACATCTATTAactaagtgttttttttatttcagtagttttttaattttaaatctacagtatatttagGTTCATTTTTGTTATTGTCACActtcgaggttgagccagaagcaggtgcagataatgacttttattgaaggaaacgtactaagaaacgaatacactatgacaacttggaaacacactgtggcaagaaacaaacaccgagacataaacgtGAGTCttagacaacgaaagacaagctaatggtgcagacaaggactatatatacacatgagtgctcattaaccaaaacatgaatcaggtgcaggtggtcatgtgacaactagagcagtgcagtggctgatgggaagtggagtccagagtttcccgatacgtgacagaaccctcccccaagggcactactcccggagcgcccaaaattatacgtcctccatctggtggtcctggccccctggagaAAATGTCCCTTGCAAAACCAGGAGGCCCGGTGGCTTCTACAAtggcacagggaggctgagatatttcctcggcagagcatgaaagcggggcgacgtcctcggcagagcatgaaaacggagcgacgtccccagctgaactggaaggctgagcgacgtcctcagctgaacaggcgggctgagcgacgacctcagctgaacagacgggctgagcgacgacctcagctgaacggggagtctgagcgacgacctcggctgaacaggaaagcggggcgatgtcctcggcagagcatgaaagcggggcgacgtcctccatgggacaggagaggagagcgaggttctccgcgaggccagggagaggagcgaggttctccgcgaggcccgggagaggagcgatgtcctccgtggagcaggaagggggaacgatgtcctccgtggagcaggaagggggagcgacacaCTGAGAGAAGCGaagaaaaggagcgacgtcctcggccgagcaggaaggcagagcgacgtcctcggccgagcaggaaggcagagcgacgtcctcggccgagcaggaaggcagagcgacgtcctcggccgagcaggaaggcagagcgacgtcctcggccgagcaggaaggcagagcgacgtcctcggccgagcaggaaggcagagcgacgtcctcggccgagcaggaaggcagagcgacgtcctcggccgaaCAGGCGGACTgagcgacgtactcagcagAGTGGGCAGGCTGAACGAGAGCCAtgataggggagggagggtgggagatggtattaGCCCCGACCACAAACTCCCCCTTGTAcctggactcctcctcctgttggcgtggcatggcgtagtccttcATGAACATAGGCGGTAAGTTGAAGCCCAGGTAATTCCTGGCGACCTGCTGCTTTCGTAGCGCAGCTTGGTAATCTACCGACTGTTGGCGTAACGTGGCAAAGTACTCCACTAACATTGGTGGCATCCTGACGCCCCAGTTATCCATCctggcgatctgctgcttctgattataggtctttcgttctgtcacacttcgaggttgagccagaagtaggtgcagataatgacttttattgaaggaaacgtactaagaaacgaatacactatgacaacttggaaacacactgtggcaagaaacaaacaccgagacataaacaacatgagtctTAGACAACGAAGGACAAGCTAAtggtgcagacaaggactatatatacacgagtgctcattaaccaaaacatgaatcaggtgcaggtggtcatgtgacaactagagcagtgcagtggctgatgggaagtggagtccagagtttcccgATACGTGACAGTTATAGTGATCatattacagtaattatgtaatactgtgtatatacttGACCCTGTTGATGTTGCaatttttcaacaaaaaaaaactaaattaattCTGTCCTGGACCTAGAGAGACCCTTTTAGATGTCTGGATTAGATGTCTGAAGTTGTTCTGTGTTTTCTCTTCACACAGGTGAGAAGTTACCACCCACTGTAATCCCTCTCCTAGTAAAGGACGTGGCTAAGCGCTACCAGCAAACCAACTGTTTATCAGGCAATGCGGAGAGCTACACTGGAACGCTCTCAGTGAGTCTGCATGGTCACACCTGCCTGGACTGGAACCTTCCCATAGTGAAAGCTTTGTTTGTGGGTAAGGATTTCAACCCAGAGGTTACACTATCGAAAAATTACTGCAGGAACCCAGATGGAGACTTGGAGGGTCCATGGTGCTACGTGAAGAAGGCAGGAAACATCACCATAGACTACTGTGATTTGGAGCTCTGTGGTGAGTTTAACcccaaaataatatatattaaaaaaaaactcattgtCATTTATGGTCATTTACCAATTATTCTGGCGACTGATAATGCAAATCAGTATCATTATAGAGGcatgcaaatgaaacatttgttgtttttttttgtctttcagatGCTCCTCTGGAAGGGCAGGTACTGGACGATGTTCGACAAAGAACTGTTGGAGCCAAAAAGGACACTTTTTTTAACCCTCGCAGCTTTGGCCAGGGAGAATTAGGTAAG
It encodes:
- the f2 gene encoding prothrombin; the protein is MGAVPAPLLVILLLSQVFQLTLCYDVFIEGKRASQVIRVKRANTAFEELWKKGNLERECVEEICDHEEAREVFEANDKTTAFWNTYLACSGTTVKRNVDTIRGIRSCIDQKGLCYVNTGEHYKGNINVTISGKPCQYWKSNFPHRITEFNTTTLNLPENLCRNPDERPGGPWCFTSDPTVRTERCAVPKCGEKLPPTVIPLLVKDVAKRYQQTNCLSGNAESYTGTLSVSLHGHTCLDWNLPIVKALFVGKDFNPEVTLSKNYCRNPDGDLEGPWCYVKKAGNITIDYCDLELCDAPLEGQVLDDVRQRTVGAKKDTFFNPRSFGQGELECGERPLFEKVNKEDATEVELIKSYEKRIVHGENAEVGSAPWQVMLYKRSPQELLCGASLISDQWILTAAHCILYPPWGKNFTIDDILVRLGKYERAKYERGTEKIVAIDEIIIHPKYNWKENLNRDIALLHLKKPVSFTNEIHPICLPTKNIVNILMSVGHKGRVTGWGNLKEAWTSSPLNLPAKLQQIHLPIVDQEICRKSTSIRITDNMFCAGYSPEENKRGDSCEGDSGGPFVMKNPDDKRWYQIGIVSWGEGCDRDGKYGFYTHLFRMRRWMRKVIEKSDSADDD
- the znf408 gene encoding zinc finger protein 408 produces the protein MATSTQNAGLPECVKESFCNVLRLVPRGLTLGPSLAKDGQMGLWCVGWDLQTGTLLGLEDPDKVPEKEETAEVSRCLKGAKGQISGRTYWMRFACSAPSEDQRNVIVHEVDGKPCFRTCKDISQGTELLVWPEDQNFPNEPVKNKVVTITEELSKQETPQRATKQLKDEHPASNAEWNQVECRDRHEKEVMDTCGTAEKLGSIAGATALELAKPPEQLRVAVRASCRLAMKPRIVHSLSSHLIKQSQGQRCGIATHVTKNSQSKQITTENGQESQEISVHKEKVNADDKPKEGSVNVQRGKEGSPDIENLRERKYKCDECGKTFFQLCHLKKHKFTHSELKPYACKVCEKRYRSKESYHAHLLLHSGQRPYKCQHCDKSYGLKRDLKEHQVLHTGEKPFVCDVCGKGFARRPSLRAHRAVHEAKWVPRIKCPECAKELANQNSLRAHMCLHTGERPYACPHCAKCFRQRFNLQGHLRRHTGEKPYGCPHCELRFSQAPELKRHLICHTGEAYLCPVCGKALRDPQTLRAHERLHADDRPYKCQDCGKGYTLATKLRRHMKSHLEEKPHKCEICGSKYTLMQSLQRHLRVHADRMEAGHTVPTRGRPRKSSHKEREQWESDGGNQEKEQTLFFVHTLQDPRMTPHSEEVVAEVEEGLEQMELGQDIIEIVVSTDNTKCILVQAQDTNAECILLHQQDANAKCIPVENQDENTKCIVVDEQAENSNMVIIQGHDELNSVAETIEIETGIED